From a region of the Babylonia areolata isolate BAREFJ2019XMU chromosome 21, ASM4173473v1, whole genome shotgun sequence genome:
- the LOC143295685 gene encoding integral membrane protein GPR180-like isoform X2 encodes MKWTSLHIFLGVAVLLPISTALHLQGTWNSKDFFVFLAKFGFQKTNPQRLDDTQGYIYGNITAVDASGAAVNREDLTLVVVDSEYFIHFYGNRTLRLTEVCPVMFQKIDTIAFDYMCNAKGVEDFLRAIPCPKGRLCSDEDNPANVLPGYQFTFKVRDTEQPRFWYLSIVSCSRDRGHKDCQWRPGSMTEPLTIAYDVWLVNGDPSSKALNPFEHQFSFEFHDVFEIHLVAFLLISVILALWTYAFLKQKHMITKLLTVVFAGELLSTTLSLTHVAVFAYNGQGVDWMSKVGTLVDIGVQCLFMMFLLLLAKGWGITTDQLKWKSVLFGICGVYTVLNLFLYIWNLVEIDNIISNTDEWQTWPGYATLAFRLIAMVWFVVELRRTFHHTPHDHLSFIQHFGAFFLMWFIYLPVLALISTQVSPLWRYKTILSISYAVDIFAYAVLLHLFWPSRSVLFMVNGERPLPIYDLEITGLLEDMQETTLFTRNDKEPPADLGKEEGQPHSPHTNGDTVTSKPVLANGSARAPTSPNGHVNTSYKDEFTSDEENT; translated from the exons ATGAAGTGGACATCATTACATATCTTCTTGGGGGTCGCGGTCTTGCTGCCGATATCAACAGCACTGCACTTACAAGGGACATGGAACTCGAAAGACTTCTTCGTCTTTCTTGCAAAGTTTGGTTTCCAGAAGACAAATCCTCAGAGGCTGGACGACACTCAGGGCTACATCTACGGGAATATTACAGCAGTGGACGCGTCGGGGGCAGCAGTGAATCGCGAGGATTTGACTTTGGTGGTTGTAGACAGTGAATACTTTATTCATTTCTATGGCAACCGGACGTTGCGTCTGACGGAGGTGTGTCCGGTGATGTTCCAGAAGATAGACACCATAGCGTTCGATTACATGTGTAATGCAAAAGGCGTGGAGGACTTCTTGCGTGCCATTCCCTGCCCCAAGGGGCGCCTGTGCTCTGATGAAGACAACCCTGCCAACGTTCTGCCAGGATACCAGTTCACTTTTAAAGTTCGTGACACAGAACAACCAAG ATTTTGGTACCTGAGCATCGTGTCATGCTCAAGGGACCGGGGCCACAAAGACTGCCAGTGGCGACCGGGGTCCATGACGGAGCCCCTGACCATCGCCTACGACGTGTGGCTGGTCAACGGAGACCCCTCCAGCAAGGCCCTCAACCCCTTCGAGCACCAGTTCTCCTTTGAGTTCCATGATGTCTTTGAGATCCACCTGGTGGCCTTCCTGCTCATCTCGGTCATCCTGGCCCTGTGGACCTACGCCTTCCTCAAGCAGAAGCACATGATCACCAAGCTGCTGACTGTGGTGTTTGCCGGGGAGCTGCTCAGCACCACGCTTAGTCTGACGCATGTGGCGGTGTTCGCCTACAACGGGCAGGGGGTGGACTGGATGAGCAAGGTGGGCACGCTGGTGGACATCGGGGTGCAGTGTCTCTTTATGATGTTCCTGCTCCTGCTGGCCAAGGGATGGGGCATCACCACCGACCAGCTCAAGTGGAAGTCCGTGCTGTTTGGGATCTGTGGGGTCTACACCGTGCTTAACCTCTTCTTGTACATTTGGAacctg GTGGAGATAGACAACATCATCTCCAACACAGACGAGTGGCAGACGTGGCCGGGCTATGCCACGCTGGCCTTCCGGCTGATCGCcatggtgtggtttgtggtggagCTGCGGAGGACCTTCCACCACACGCCGCACGACCACCTGAGCTTCATCCAGCACTTTGGGGCCTTCTTCCTCATGTGGTTCATCTACCTGCCTGTCCTGGCCCTCATCAGCACACAGGTGTCGCCTCTCTGGAGATACAAGACCATCCTCA GTATCAGCTATGCTGTGGACATTTTTGCCTACGCCGTGTTGCTTCACCTGTTCTGGCCGTCCCGCTCTGTGCTGTTCATGGTCAACGGAGAGAGGCCTCTGCCCATATACGATCTGGAAATCACag GCTTGTTGGAGGACATGCAGGAGACGACGCTGTTCACGCGGAACGACAAGGAGCCCCCTGCGGacctggggaaggaggaggggcagCCCCACAGCCCCCACACCAACGGAGACACCGTCACCAGCAAGCCCGTCCTAGCCAATGGCTCAGCCcgtgcccccacctcccccaatggCCACGTCAACACCTCCTACAAGGACGAGTTCACCAGTGACGAGGAGAACACCTAA
- the LOC143295760 gene encoding D-aminoacyl-tRNA deacylase 2-like gives MEAMVQTGDVDGEGASATKVMVLEQPCPTPASSSPTIRLVLQQCMSAQLMVQPPMEGAHPQFVEIQRGLIIYVCFLRGATKAQVEKIAKMALSVRLSEGDNGKLVSVFDLPGDILIIPQATLGGTLKGKVMQYHKNIAKEEGQQLYAEFVSIFQKVYERSEKCAAAGTVVRFGTYGNRQVFSCQTNGPYTHLIEI, from the exons ATGGAAGCGATGGTTCAGACAGGGGacgtggatggggagggggcgtCAGCCACGAAGGTGATGGTCCTGGAACAGCCGTGTCCcacccctgcctcctcctcccccaccatccgCCTGGTGCTGCAGCAGTGCATGAGTGCCCAGCTGATGGTGCAGCCACCCATGGAGGGGGCACACCCTCAGTTTGTAGAG ATTCAAAGGGGATTGATAATCTATGTGTGTTTCCTCAGAGGAGCAACTAAAGCGCAAGTGGAAAAAATTG CCAAGATGGCCCTGTCGGTACGTCTGAGCGAGGGGGACAACGGGAAGCTGGTGTCAGTGTTCGACCTCCCCGGGGACATCCTGATCATCCCTCAGGCCACGCTGGGCGGCACCCTGAAGGGCAAGGTCATGCAGTACCACAAGAACATCGCCAAGGAGGAGGGGCAGCAGCTGTACGCAGAGTTTGTCTCCATCTTCCAGAAGGTGTACGAGAGAAGTGAAAAGTGTGCTGCCGCAGGGACCGTAGTACGTTTCGGGACGTACGGGAACAGACAGGTGTTCAGTTGTCAGACCAACGGACCTTACACCCATTTGATCGAGATCTGA
- the LOC143295685 gene encoding integral membrane protein GPR180-like isoform X1 → MIIIQCCGDLTLTERMKWTSLHIFLGVAVLLPISTALHLQGTWNSKDFFVFLAKFGFQKTNPQRLDDTQGYIYGNITAVDASGAAVNREDLTLVVVDSEYFIHFYGNRTLRLTEVCPVMFQKIDTIAFDYMCNAKGVEDFLRAIPCPKGRLCSDEDNPANVLPGYQFTFKVRDTEQPRFWYLSIVSCSRDRGHKDCQWRPGSMTEPLTIAYDVWLVNGDPSSKALNPFEHQFSFEFHDVFEIHLVAFLLISVILALWTYAFLKQKHMITKLLTVVFAGELLSTTLSLTHVAVFAYNGQGVDWMSKVGTLVDIGVQCLFMMFLLLLAKGWGITTDQLKWKSVLFGICGVYTVLNLFLYIWNLVEIDNIISNTDEWQTWPGYATLAFRLIAMVWFVVELRRTFHHTPHDHLSFIQHFGAFFLMWFIYLPVLALISTQVSPLWRYKTILSISYAVDIFAYAVLLHLFWPSRSVLFMVNGERPLPIYDLEITGLLEDMQETTLFTRNDKEPPADLGKEEGQPHSPHTNGDTVTSKPVLANGSARAPTSPNGHVNTSYKDEFTSDEENT, encoded by the exons GATGAAGTGGACATCATTACATATCTTCTTGGGGGTCGCGGTCTTGCTGCCGATATCAACAGCACTGCACTTACAAGGGACATGGAACTCGAAAGACTTCTTCGTCTTTCTTGCAAAGTTTGGTTTCCAGAAGACAAATCCTCAGAGGCTGGACGACACTCAGGGCTACATCTACGGGAATATTACAGCAGTGGACGCGTCGGGGGCAGCAGTGAATCGCGAGGATTTGACTTTGGTGGTTGTAGACAGTGAATACTTTATTCATTTCTATGGCAACCGGACGTTGCGTCTGACGGAGGTGTGTCCGGTGATGTTCCAGAAGATAGACACCATAGCGTTCGATTACATGTGTAATGCAAAAGGCGTGGAGGACTTCTTGCGTGCCATTCCCTGCCCCAAGGGGCGCCTGTGCTCTGATGAAGACAACCCTGCCAACGTTCTGCCAGGATACCAGTTCACTTTTAAAGTTCGTGACACAGAACAACCAAG ATTTTGGTACCTGAGCATCGTGTCATGCTCAAGGGACCGGGGCCACAAAGACTGCCAGTGGCGACCGGGGTCCATGACGGAGCCCCTGACCATCGCCTACGACGTGTGGCTGGTCAACGGAGACCCCTCCAGCAAGGCCCTCAACCCCTTCGAGCACCAGTTCTCCTTTGAGTTCCATGATGTCTTTGAGATCCACCTGGTGGCCTTCCTGCTCATCTCGGTCATCCTGGCCCTGTGGACCTACGCCTTCCTCAAGCAGAAGCACATGATCACCAAGCTGCTGACTGTGGTGTTTGCCGGGGAGCTGCTCAGCACCACGCTTAGTCTGACGCATGTGGCGGTGTTCGCCTACAACGGGCAGGGGGTGGACTGGATGAGCAAGGTGGGCACGCTGGTGGACATCGGGGTGCAGTGTCTCTTTATGATGTTCCTGCTCCTGCTGGCCAAGGGATGGGGCATCACCACCGACCAGCTCAAGTGGAAGTCCGTGCTGTTTGGGATCTGTGGGGTCTACACCGTGCTTAACCTCTTCTTGTACATTTGGAacctg GTGGAGATAGACAACATCATCTCCAACACAGACGAGTGGCAGACGTGGCCGGGCTATGCCACGCTGGCCTTCCGGCTGATCGCcatggtgtggtttgtggtggagCTGCGGAGGACCTTCCACCACACGCCGCACGACCACCTGAGCTTCATCCAGCACTTTGGGGCCTTCTTCCTCATGTGGTTCATCTACCTGCCTGTCCTGGCCCTCATCAGCACACAGGTGTCGCCTCTCTGGAGATACAAGACCATCCTCA GTATCAGCTATGCTGTGGACATTTTTGCCTACGCCGTGTTGCTTCACCTGTTCTGGCCGTCCCGCTCTGTGCTGTTCATGGTCAACGGAGAGAGGCCTCTGCCCATATACGATCTGGAAATCACag GCTTGTTGGAGGACATGCAGGAGACGACGCTGTTCACGCGGAACGACAAGGAGCCCCCTGCGGacctggggaaggaggaggggcagCCCCACAGCCCCCACACCAACGGAGACACCGTCACCAGCAAGCCCGTCCTAGCCAATGGCTCAGCCcgtgcccccacctcccccaatggCCACGTCAACACCTCCTACAAGGACGAGTTCACCAGTGACGAGGAGAACACCTAA
- the LOC143295761 gene encoding uncharacterized protein LOC143295761, which produces MAANLKHDRSRPSPTEEEDPVETMIKKTGCIELHYTVQECMADHQDWRKCQKEVAEFRKCMTENQKKTKPSSS; this is translated from the exons ATGGCTGCGAATTTGAAGCATGACAGATCACGACCGTCGCCGACGGAGGAAGAAGATCCTGTTGAGACAATGATCAAGAAAACTGGTTGCATTGAACTTCACTACACAGTGCAG GAGTGCATGGCAGACCACCAGGACTGGCGCAAATGTCAGAAGGAGGTGGCAGAGTTCCGGAAATGCATGACGGAGAACCAGAAGAAAACCAAACCTAGCAGTAGCTGA